In Campylobacter vulpis, a genomic segment contains:
- the pepE gene encoding dipeptidase PepE — protein MKRRMLLKIGVASLAALCLSVSSLSAKEGFNFPKDKQKALLLSSSGYKNTGYLNHALPWLKEFVEKNNLKGKKVAFIPYAGVRKSYDEYEAQVQKALQSLGVEIISVHKGKATDIVKNADAIFVGGGNTFELVNQLYKNDLVKLIAKRVSEGVPYVGWSAGSNVAGATMQTTNDMPIAEPESFNTFNIFPYQINPHFISGKPVGHNGESREERLEEFLILNPKSIVYALPEGVALLIDGKKVKVLGMDKKAPLLKLEHKKDISKIAIDSEFSY, from the coding sequence ATGAAAAGAAGAATGCTTCTTAAAATTGGTGTTGCATCTTTAGCGGCTTTATGTCTTAGCGTTTCTAGCCTAAGTGCAAAGGAGGGCTTTAACTTCCCAAAAGATAAACAAAAAGCACTTTTGCTTTCAAGTTCTGGTTATAAAAATACGGGCTATTTAAACCACGCTCTTCCTTGGCTTAAAGAATTTGTAGAAAAAAATAATCTCAAAGGCAAAAAAGTCGCCTTTATCCCTTATGCTGGAGTGAGAAAGAGTTATGATGAATATGAGGCACAAGTGCAAAAAGCTCTGCAAAGCCTCGGCGTAGAAATCATCAGTGTGCATAAGGGTAAAGCCACAGATATAGTCAAAAATGCGGACGCCATTTTTGTAGGCGGCGGAAATACTTTTGAGCTTGTCAATCAGCTTTATAAAAATGATCTTGTAAAATTAATTGCTAAAAGAGTGAGTGAGGGAGTGCCTTATGTGGGCTGGTCGGCTGGCTCAAATGTCGCAGGTGCCACTATGCAAACAACTAACGATATGCCTATCGCAGAACCTGAATCCTTTAATACCTTCAATATCTTTCCATATCAAATCAATCCGCATTTTATTTCAGGAAAACCTGTGGGACATAATGGCGAAAGTAGGGAGGAAAGATTGGAGGAATTTTTAATCCTCAATCCAAAATCCATCGTTTATGCTCTTCCTGAGGGTGTAGCTCTACTTATCGATGGTAAAAAAGTCAAGGTTTTAGGTATGGATAAAAAGGCTCCGCTTTTAAAGCTAGAGCATAAAAAAGATATTTCTAAAATCGCCATAGATAGCGAATTTAGCTATTAA
- a CDS encoding disulfide bond formation protein B, whose amino-acid sequence MILDEKKIYCLLFCFCIFCLVLSHTFFQNYLFMRPCEQCVYVRLAFCILTFSFIFLLFKPIQFLGFSLAFFGIFYGLKASFKLMQIHSALLSNNPFLASCSTYPRFAFNLPLDRFFPSFFAPTGICALDAPTPPSDITLSTLQSFFTELYAQGWYLIPKFELISMAEASLLIFSFILLIISPFFIKQLNLKAKFISLALFLGLIFLA is encoded by the coding sequence TTGATTTTAGATGAAAAGAAAATTTATTGTTTGCTTTTTTGCTTTTGCATTTTTTGCCTAGTTTTATCACATACTTTTTTTCAAAACTATCTTTTTATGCGTCCTTGTGAGCAGTGTGTTTATGTGCGTTTGGCTTTTTGCATTTTGACATTTTCTTTCATTTTTCTTTTATTTAAACCTATTCAATTTTTAGGTTTTTCTCTGGCTTTTTTTGGAATTTTTTACGGCTTAAAAGCCTCTTTTAAGCTAATGCAAATTCACTCCGCCCTACTCTCAAATAATCCTTTTCTAGCCTCTTGTTCGACCTATCCGCGTTTTGCTTTTAACTTGCCTTTAGATAGATTTTTCCCATCCTTTTTTGCACCGACAGGCATTTGTGCATTAGATGCACCCACACCGCCTAGTGATATAACTTTAAGCACCTTGCAAAGTTTTTTTACCGAGCTTTACGCACAAGGTTGGTATTTAATACCAAAATTTGAGCTTATTAGTATGGCGGAGGCTTCTTTGCTTATTTTTAGTTTTATTTTGCTTATCATTTCTCCTTTTTTTATTAAGCAGCTTAATTTAAAAGCTAAATTTATAAGCCTTGCTCTCTTTTTGGGCTTGATTTTTCTTGCGTGA
- the corA gene encoding magnesium/cobalt transporter CorA gives MLYIYTKTPDALVKRLEFDFKSGALPQNILWIDLLHPKPDEISFISSHFNLQFPSEEERGEIELSAKYWEDSTSITINAHFLMKGLKLDDEKNLNLHTEIITFATAKNILFTVRYSDFSTFNEIQTRILASPKNFEDGFDIIDKMFEVRVEKDADLLEWIDKEARRLRSSILEKKNEGGYDELLKDISNLQDLNMRVRDSLFDKRRAMTSLLKSDKIDKDIKQNLTIVLKDLNSLVEFSVSQFNILDNIQTILTGQINIEQNRTIKLFTVATVAMMPPTLIGTIYGMNFKFMPELEMLYAYPMVLGVMIISIIVPVYVFKKKGWL, from the coding sequence ATGCTCTATATTTACACAAAAACCCCAGACGCCTTAGTGAAGAGGCTAGAATTTGACTTTAAAAGCGGAGCTTTGCCACAAAATATCCTTTGGATAGATTTATTACACCCAAAGCCTGATGAGATTAGCTTTATTTCTTCGCATTTTAACTTGCAATTTCCAAGCGAGGAGGAAAGAGGTGAGATAGAGCTAAGTGCCAAATATTGGGAGGATAGCACTAGCATTACAATCAATGCGCATTTTTTAATGAAAGGCTTAAAGCTTGATGATGAGAAAAATCTCAACCTTCACACAGAAATCATCACCTTTGCTACGGCTAAAAATATCCTTTTTACCGTGCGTTATAGCGATTTTAGCACTTTTAATGAAATTCAAACCCGTATTTTAGCAAGTCCTAAAAATTTCGAAGATGGTTTTGATATTATCGATAAAATGTTCGAAGTGCGTGTGGAAAAGGATGCGGACTTGCTAGAGTGGATTGATAAAGAGGCGAGGCGTTTAAGAAGTAGTATTTTAGAAAAGAAAAATGAGGGCGGGTATGATGAGCTATTAAAGGACATTTCAAATTTGCAGGATTTAAATATGCGTGTTCGCGATTCTCTTTTTGATAAACGCCGTGCGATGACTTCACTTTTAAAAAGTGACAAAATCGATAAAGATATTAAGCAAAATCTAACCATAGTTTTAAAAGACTTGAATTCTCTCGTTGAATTTAGCGTTTCGCAGTTTAATATCTTGGATAATATTCAAACCATACTCACAGGACAAATTAACATCGAGCAAAATAGAACGATTAAACTTTTCACGGTTGCTACTGTGGCGATGATGCCGCCGACTTTAATTGGAACAATTTATGGAATGAATTTCAAATTTATGCCCGAACTTGAAATGCTTTATGCTTACCCTATGGTGCTTGGCGTGATGATAATCTCTATCATCGTTCCCGTGTATGTTTTTAAGAAAAAAGGCTGGTTATAA
- the purU gene encoding formyltetrahydrofolate deformylase, which translates to MHYVLKICTKDAKGLIYRIADVIFKYHINIIKNDEFVGEEMFFFRALLEGEFEPKAFVGTLEAMLGEGALIELHEKRKKDIVIFATKESHCLGDLLIRHYSNELEANIKAVISNHNELKDLVDKFNIPYHLISAENTSREEQEGRVLECLENYQFDYLVLAKYMRILSPNFVRHFEGRIINIHHSFLPAFIGANPYKQAFERGVKIIGATAHFVNNNLDEGPIITQDVININHEFSWKQMQEAGRNVEKNVLSHALDLVFEDRIFIHKNKTIIF; encoded by the coding sequence ATGCACTATGTCTTAAAAATTTGCACAAAAGATGCTAAGGGGCTTATTTATAGAATTGCTGATGTGATTTTTAAATATCATATTAATATTATTAAAAACGATGAATTTGTCGGTGAAGAGATGTTTTTTTTCCGTGCACTTTTAGAGGGAGAATTTGAGCCAAAAGCCTTTGTGGGAACACTTGAAGCTATGCTTGGAGAGGGAGCGTTAATAGAACTTCACGAAAAAAGAAAAAAAGATATTGTCATTTTTGCCACTAAAGAAAGTCATTGTTTGGGGGATTTACTCATACGCCATTATAGTAATGAGCTTGAAGCAAACATTAAAGCTGTGATTTCTAATCATAATGAATTAAAAGACTTGGTTGATAAATTTAATATCCCTTATCATCTCATCAGTGCTGAAAATACAAGCCGCGAGGAGCAAGAGGGTAGGGTGCTTGAGTGCCTTGAAAATTATCAATTTGATTATTTAGTTTTAGCTAAATATATGCGAATTTTAAGTCCAAATTTTGTGCGACATTTTGAAGGTAGAATTATTAATATTCATCACTCATTTTTACCTGCTTTCATCGGTGCAAATCCTTACAAACAAGCTTTTGAAAGAGGGGTTAAAATTATAGGAGCGACTGCACATTTTGTTAATAATAATTTAGATGAGGGTCCCATCATCACTCAAGATGTGATTAATATCAATCACGAATTTAGTTGGAAGCAAATGCAAGAAGCAGGAAGAAATGTAGAAAAAAATGTTCTTTCTCACGCCTTAGATTTAGTTTTTGAGGATAGAATATTTATCCATAAAAATAAAACCATTATTTTTTAA
- a CDS encoding M48 family metallopeptidase: MARQSTRIIWRHFEIYIFKKAVKNLILRIDNEGKFKLSVPYFYPLERLEEFLIKNEKWLQNAYENYQKTLKKQDELIFLGHKFKVILEPNLSKARLFKNEIKTPNLEHLQIFIRKNARIIFNFYLKKWQRKTGLRVKRISLKTMQTRWGSCNHQKAYINLNLKLMQKPIKAIEYVILHEITHLKFPHHGKEFYAFLLENMPDFKQRENIYFKNLP, translated from the coding sequence ATGGCAAGGCAAAGCACTCGTATAATTTGGCGACATTTTGAAATTTATATTTTTAAAAAAGCTGTAAAAAATCTCATTTTAAGAATAGATAATGAGGGAAAATTTAAGCTAAGTGTGCCGTATTTTTACCCTCTAGAAAGACTTGAAGAATTTTTAATAAAAAATGAAAAATGGCTTCAAAATGCTTATGAAAACTATCAAAAAACCTTAAAAAAACAAGATGAATTAATCTTTTTGGGGCATAAATTTAAGGTAATTTTAGAGCCAAATTTAAGTAAGGCAAGGCTTTTCAAAAATGAGATAAAAACGCCAAATTTAGAGCATTTGCAAATTTTTATAAGAAAAAATGCTAGGATTATTTTTAATTTTTATCTTAAAAAATGGCAAAGAAAAACGGGACTTAGGGTTAAAAGAATTTCTTTAAAAACTATGCAAACGCGTTGGGGTTCGTGTAATCATCAAAAAGCCTACATCAACCTTAATCTAAAACTTATGCAAAAGCCTATAAAAGCGATAGAATATGTCATCTTGCACGAAATCACTCATTTAAAATTCCCTCATCACGGCAAAGAATTTTACGCTTTTTTGCTTGAAAATATGCCAGATTTTAAACAAAGAGAAAATATATATTTTAAAAATCTCCCTTAA
- the ciaD gene encoding effector protein CiaD, with protein sequence MNLEDLAKKTIDEVHHQIKEQERQLKSLKEQEEEHQKENEVDEAKIEVLENENLETSQEDILEQIQMAKFQEEQENLEINDEDKTKEEPLKEELVEESEILNPNIIAKVQSLNEDIFLKNLKERILVLFEGLNDTKKEDLDARLELTINFLEFLLANIEDRLNK encoded by the coding sequence ATGAATTTAGAGGATTTAGCAAAAAAGACGATTGATGAAGTGCATCATCAAATCAAAGAGCAAGAAAGACAACTTAAAAGCTTAAAAGAGCAAGAAGAAGAGCATCAAAAAGAAAATGAAGTAGATGAAGCTAAAATAGAGGTGCTTGAAAATGAAAATTTAGAAACAAGCCAAGAAGACATTTTAGAGCAAATTCAAATGGCAAAATTTCAAGAGGAGCAAGAAAATTTAGAAATCAACGATGAGGACAAAACGAAGGAAGAGCCTTTAAAAGAAGAGCTTGTCGAAGAAAGTGAAATTTTAAATCCTAACATCATAGCTAAGGTGCAAAGTTTAAATGAAGACATCTTTTTGAAAAACCTAAAAGAGCGTATTTTGGTGCTTTTTGAGGGGCTTAATGATACTAAAAAAGAAGATTTGGACGCTAGACTTGAGCTAACGATTAATTTTTTAGAGTTTTTACTTGCAAATATCGAAGATAGGCTTAATAAATAA
- a CDS encoding thioredoxin domain-containing protein, translating to MLKKSILTLFCALSFAFSQDFITLKGKIEAKNTLIEVFSYKCIHCYNHQRFGTLEALKEKIPNLSYEIYPISIADVKFGTLLNELFAYAISADRKNQKDASYQDSLAHRLAKAYFEKYFLMNKKGQVVATKDFEDEKSFLQNGLNVLKISEKELKNFIQTKEAKELLERFEWANEVAKNYGTPAFIVNGSYQIKPEAIDSFESLLRIIEELKNK from the coding sequence ATGTTAAAAAAATCTATTTTGACGCTTTTTTGTGCGTTGTCTTTTGCTTTTTCGCAAGATTTTATTACACTCAAAGGCAAAATCGAGGCGAAAAATACTCTCATTGAGGTTTTTTCTTATAAGTGTATCCACTGCTATAATCATCAAAGATTTGGCACTCTTGAGGCTTTGAAGGAGAAAATTCCAAATTTATCTTATGAAATTTATCCCATAAGTATAGCCGATGTGAAATTTGGCACACTTTTAAATGAACTTTTTGCTTATGCTATTTCTGCGGATAGAAAAAATCAAAAAGATGCAAGTTACCAAGACAGCCTAGCACATCGTTTAGCAAAGGCGTATTTTGAAAAATATTTTTTGATGAATAAAAAAGGGCAAGTCGTCGCTACAAAAGATTTTGAAGATGAAAAAAGCTTTTTACAAAATGGACTTAATGTGCTTAAAATCAGCGAAAAAGAACTAAAAAATTTTATCCAAACAAAAGAGGCTAAAGAGCTTTTGGAGCGTTTTGAGTGGGCTAATGAGGTCGCTAAAAACTATGGCACACCCGCTTTTATTGTCAATGGTAGCTATCAAATCAAGCCCGAGGCTATCGATTCTTTTGAAAGTTTGCTAAGAATAATAGAGGAATTGAAAAATAAGTAA
- a CDS encoding MATE family efflux transporter produces MSKQLSLKQLSVPIFCEMFLRYLSLIINTVMVSQYSNSLVGAMGAGNQILDLFITIFSFLSVGCSVVIAQALGARNLILARKVIHQSLFLNALLGFFCMLFILWQGNFLLTLLKIPNELLRDSQIYLHTLAICLFFDAVGIVMAAVVRVYNHAFFVMLVTLLMDGFIILGNYIVLHHTSLELFGVGLSNIIGRVLAIVALLLILIFKLKIHLKLREMITLEKEVVKKILNIGGFSAGENLLWIVQYTIAFAFVASLGKENLSVQTIYFQISMMIMLIGQAISVANEIIIGKLVGGRYFNVAYKHTWVALYLSLVASLVVALLNFILQDFTMGMLKLEDVLKELMIPLFTLSIFLEVFRSFNIVMVNALRASGDAKFPFFSGLVFMMGVSLPVGYILCFYAGLGIVGVWLGFCADEFLRGLVNAYRWKSKKWQGKALV; encoded by the coding sequence ATGAGCAAGCAACTCTCTTTAAAACAGCTTAGTGTCCCGATATTTTGCGAGATGTTTTTACGCTATCTTTCTTTAATCATCAACACCGTTATGGTTTCTCAATATTCAAATTCCTTAGTTGGTGCTATGGGTGCTGGAAATCAAATCTTAGATTTATTTATTACCATTTTTAGTTTTTTAAGTGTGGGTTGTAGCGTAGTCATCGCGCAGGCTTTGGGTGCTAGAAATTTGATTTTGGCAAGAAAGGTTATTCATCAAAGTTTATTTTTAAACGCACTTTTGGGCTTTTTTTGTATGCTTTTTATTTTATGGCAGGGAAATTTTCTACTCACTTTACTTAAAATCCCCAATGAGCTTTTAAGAGATAGTCAAATTTATTTACATACGCTTGCAATTTGTCTCTTTTTTGACGCTGTTGGCATAGTTATGGCAGCTGTTGTGAGGGTGTATAATCACGCTTTTTTTGTAATGCTTGTAACGCTTTTAATGGACGGATTTATCATTCTTGGAAATTATATTGTTTTACATCATACAAGCTTAGAGCTTTTTGGAGTAGGGCTTAGTAATATTATAGGGCGTGTTTTAGCCATAGTGGCACTTTTGCTTATACTTATTTTTAAACTTAAAATTCATCTAAAATTACGCGAAATGATAACCCTTGAGAAAGAGGTTGTTAAAAAAATTCTAAATATAGGCGGCTTTTCAGCTGGGGAAAATCTCCTTTGGATAGTGCAATATACCATAGCTTTTGCCTTTGTGGCAAGTTTGGGTAAAGAAAATTTAAGCGTTCAAACGATTTATTTTCAAATTTCTATGATGATTATGCTTATTGGTCAAGCCATAAGCGTAGCTAATGAAATCATCATCGGCAAACTTGTCGGCGGTAGGTATTTTAATGTCGCTTATAAGCATACTTGGGTCGCTTTATATCTTAGTTTGGTTGCTTCTTTGGTGGTAGCCTTGCTAAATTTCATTTTGCAGGATTTTACTATGGGTATGCTAAAACTTGAAGATGTGCTTAAAGAGTTGATGATACCGCTTTTTACGCTTTCTATTTTTCTTGAAGTTTTTCGCTCTTTTAATATTGTGATGGTTAATGCTCTAAGGGCAAGTGGAGATGCGAAATTTCCATTTTTTAGCGGACTTGTTTTTATGATGGGCGTTTCTTTACCTGTGGGTTATATTTTGTGTTTTTATGCTGGACTTGGGATAGTGGGCGTGTGGCTTGGATTTTGTGCTGATGAGTTTTTAAGAGGGCTTGTTAATGCGTATAGGTGGAAAAGTAAAAAATGGCAAGGCAAAGCACTCGTATAA
- a CDS encoding tRNA nucleotidyltransferase/poly(A) polymerase family protein, which translates to MQISKIGLINKLQFISDFLRPHTQRAYLVGGSVRDFFLGLELRDFDIEVYDISPEKFDLLMQKLGANGYGKSFFVYKFQNYDLALARTENKNAPGHKGFEVQLCNDEALAAKRRDFTLNALMINIFSGELLDFYGGFKDLKSGILRHIDDKSFMEDSLRVLRAVGFVSRFNFHLAPQSLKLMQDMDISDLSEDRINAELYKFFKGEHLALAYKTLQDLGLEKKLFGVEFDDDNFLKLLENAGKFVKDEALFLYLYLNYFNIKEPFCKKTKLKKKLLNKASQPFFKKEISDLELLKIASLMPLKSWLGLWDKKRIERAKFLGVYEEKFYSQIQAQTYLKQGISGKMLGLKLESEKEKEMIAYLEGLKCTMS; encoded by the coding sequence TTGCAAATATCGAAGATAGGCTTAATAAATAAGCTTCAATTTATAAGCGATTTTTTACGCCCTCATACTCAAAGAGCCTATTTGGTCGGGGGGAGTGTGAGGGACTTTTTTTTAGGGCTTGAACTTAGGGATTTTGATATAGAAGTTTATGATATAAGTCCTGAAAAATTCGACCTTTTAATGCAAAAACTTGGTGCAAATGGCTATGGAAAAAGCTTTTTTGTCTATAAATTTCAAAATTATGATTTAGCTTTAGCTAGAACGGAAAACAAAAATGCCCCCGGTCATAAGGGCTTTGAAGTCCAACTTTGCAACGATGAGGCTTTGGCGGCTAAGAGGCGTGATTTTACTCTCAATGCTTTGATGATTAATATTTTTAGCGGTGAGCTTTTGGATTTTTATGGCGGATTTAAAGATTTAAAAAGCGGAATTTTAAGGCATATTGATGATAAAAGTTTTATGGAGGATAGTCTTAGGGTTCTAAGGGCTGTGGGCTTTGTCTCTCGCTTTAATTTTCATCTAGCTCCTCAAAGCTTAAAATTAATGCAAGATATGGATATAAGCGATTTAAGCGAGGATAGAATTAATGCTGAGCTTTATAAATTTTTTAAAGGGGAGCATTTAGCTTTAGCTTATAAAACTTTGCAGGATTTAGGGCTGGAAAAAAAGCTTTTTGGTGTAGAATTTGATGATGATAATTTTTTAAAATTATTAGAAAATGCTGGGAAATTTGTCAAAGATGAGGCTTTATTTTTATATCTTTATCTTAATTATTTTAACATTAAAGAGCCATTTTGCAAAAAAACTAAGCTTAAAAAAAAGCTTTTAAATAAAGCCTCTCAGCCTTTTTTTAAAAAAGAGATAAGTGATTTGGAGCTTTTAAAAATTGCTTCTTTAATGCCACTTAAATCTTGGCTAGGGCTTTGGGATAAAAAGCGTATTGAAAGAGCTAAATTTTTAGGGGTTTATGAGGAGAAATTTTATAGCCAAATTCAAGCTCAAACTTATCTAAAACAAGGAATTTCTGGTAAAATGCTAGGCTTAAAACTCGAAAGTGAAAAAGAAAAAGAAATGATAGCTTATTTAGAGGGATTAAAATGCACTATGTCTTAA
- the mog gene encoding molybdopterin adenylyltransferase, translating to MDIINIGILTLSDRASSGIYEDKATCEVERVLRSYIKNEIIFHKELIADDYDEIIKKLILLSDEKRCDLIITSGGTGPALRDVTPEATEAVCDKMMPGFGELMRQESLKFVPTAILSRQSAGIRGKSFILNLPGNPKAIKECLEPVFPAIPYCIDLIGGAYIENNEEVIKIFRPKKK from the coding sequence ATGGATATTATTAACATAGGAATTTTAACCCTAAGTGATAGGGCAAGTAGCGGAATTTACGAGGATAAAGCTACTTGTGAGGTGGAAAGAGTGCTAAGATCTTACATTAAAAATGAAATCATTTTTCATAAAGAATTAATTGCCGATGATTATGATGAGATTATTAAAAAGCTTATCCTTTTAAGTGATGAAAAAAGATGTGATTTGATCATTACAAGTGGAGGCACAGGACCAGCACTTAGAGATGTAACGCCAGAAGCTACTGAAGCGGTTTGCGATAAGATGATGCCGGGTTTTGGTGAGCTTATGAGGCAAGAAAGTCTTAAATTTGTCCCCACAGCCATACTTTCAAGACAGAGTGCGGGCATTCGTGGCAAAAGCTTTATTTTAAATCTCCCGGGTAATCCAAAAGCCATAAAAGAGTGCTTAGAGCCTGTTTTTCCGGCTATACCTTACTGCATAGATTTAATAGGCGGTGCATATATAGAAAATAATGAAGAAGTCATTAAAATCTTTCGCCCTAAGAAAAAATAG
- a CDS encoding methyl-accepting chemotaxis protein, whose protein sequence is MLNNFKLGTKIIAIVLCCVFLVIFFLTLIVSYQSYQVLSKEAHLLIANATARNVNKVEGYVNQVSETTEFAVNRLSAALERGELSQRELLDVLEALSGSSKFIEYAYIVLPNSQSYIARDGVGETMDNHLKNILNQNANNNDDKMLISKPFNVQIKDKNIFTINFSFNILNSHKQKMGTLGILYNIQALSEDLLHSRRSIFEGDRRFLMTQDGVIFLHSNEEFVGKNLKDINTDERGQNILNASINNERGIYAYDYLDDEYMAGVQPFKIANSNSIFTMVTLAPTKSIYQPFYNLLLGIIITSLVSLLVVIVTILYYVKFHITRRIVNVSEHLYSFFKYINFESDQLPANLKPRANDEIGQMAAAINQNIQATKEGLDQDKQAVKESVTTVGIVENGDLTARITANPRNPQLIELKSVLNNLLDVLQTKVGKDMNKIHSIFEEFKSLDFRNKIENATGSVEVTTNALGEEIIKMLKQSSDFANSLANESSKLQNAVQNLTSSSNSQAASLEETAAALEEITSSMQNVSQKTSDVITQSEEIKNVTGIIGDIADQINLLALNAAIEAARAGEHGRGFAVVADEVRKLAERTQKSLSEIEANTNLLVQSINDMAESIKEQTAGITQINESVAQIDQTTKDNVEIANESAIISNTVSDIATNILEDVKKKKF, encoded by the coding sequence ATGCTAAATAATTTTAAACTGGGGACTAAAATTATCGCCATTGTTCTTTGTTGTGTCTTTTTAGTTATTTTCTTTTTGACCCTCATTGTTTCTTATCAAAGCTATCAGGTTTTAAGCAAGGAGGCACATCTTTTAATTGCTAATGCAACCGCAAGAAATGTCAATAAGGTCGAAGGCTATGTCAATCAAGTAAGCGAAACTACCGAATTTGCCGTTAATAGACTTAGTGCGGCTTTAGAACGCGGGGAATTAAGTCAAAGAGAATTGCTAGATGTTTTAGAAGCTCTATCAGGCTCATCGAAATTTATAGAATATGCCTACATCGTTTTGCCTAATTCTCAATCTTACATCGCAAGAGATGGAGTTGGTGAAACAATGGATAATCATCTTAAAAATATACTCAATCAAAATGCTAACAATAATGATGATAAAATGCTTATATCCAAACCTTTTAATGTGCAAATTAAAGATAAAAATATTTTTACCATTAATTTTAGCTTTAACATACTCAATTCCCATAAACAAAAAATGGGAACGCTAGGCATTTTATATAATATACAAGCTTTAAGCGAAGATTTATTGCACTCAAGACGCAGTATTTTTGAAGGTGATAGGAGATTTTTAATGACTCAAGATGGGGTGATATTTTTACACTCCAACGAAGAATTTGTGGGTAAAAATTTAAAAGATATCAACACAGATGAAAGGGGGCAAAATATCCTCAACGCTTCAATAAATAACGAAAGAGGTATTTATGCTTATGATTATTTAGATGATGAATATATGGCTGGAGTGCAACCTTTCAAAATCGCAAATTCTAATAGCATTTTTACTATGGTTACTCTAGCTCCTACAAAAAGCATTTACCAACCTTTTTATAATCTTCTTCTTGGCATTATCATCACTTCTTTGGTTAGTTTGCTTGTGGTGATTGTTACGATTTTGTATTATGTGAAATTTCACATTACAAGAAGAATTGTCAATGTATCCGAGCATTTATACTCCTTTTTTAAATATATTAATTTTGAAAGCGATCAACTGCCAGCAAATTTAAAACCTAGAGCAAATGACGAGATTGGTCAAATGGCAGCCGCCATTAACCAAAACATTCAAGCCACCAAAGAAGGCTTAGACCAAGATAAACAAGCTGTTAAAGAAAGTGTTACCACAGTAGGCATAGTTGAAAACGGAGATTTAACAGCAAGAATCACAGCTAATCCTAGAAACCCACAACTCATAGAACTTAAAAGTGTGCTTAATAATCTCCTTGATGTCTTACAAACTAAAGTGGGTAAAGATATGAATAAAATCCACTCTATCTTTGAAGAATTTAAAAGCTTAGATTTTAGAAACAAAATAGAAAATGCCACAGGTAGTGTAGAAGTAACCACTAATGCCCTAGGCGAAGAAATCATCAAAATGCTTAAACAAAGTTCTGATTTTGCAAATTCTTTAGCCAATGAAAGCTCCAAACTTCAAAACGCTGTGCAAAATTTAACTTCAAGCTCAAATTCTCAAGCTGCTTCTTTAGAAGAAACTGCTGCTGCTTTAGAAGAGATTACCTCCTCTATGCAAAATGTCTCTCAAAAAACCAGTGATGTGATTACTCAAAGTGAAGAGATTAAAAATGTTACAGGCATTATAGGTGATATAGCTGACCAAATCAATCTTCTAGCCCTTAATGCTGCTATTGAAGCAGCAAGAGCAGGGGAACACGGAAGAGGCTTTGCCGTCGTGGCTGATGAAGTGAGAAAACTCGCTGAAAGAACGCAAAAGTCTTTAAGTGAGATAGAAGCAAATACTAACTTACTTGTTCAATCTATCAATGATATGGCAGAAAGCATTAAGGAACAAACTGCTGGTATTACACAGATTAATGAAAGTGTGGCTCAAATAGACCAAACCACCAAGGATAATGTGGAAATTGCTAATGAAAGTGCCATCATCTCTAACACAGTAAGCGACATCGCTACAAATATCCTTGAAGATGTGAAGAAGAAGAAGTTTTAA